In Nycticebus coucang isolate mNycCou1 chromosome 9, mNycCou1.pri, whole genome shotgun sequence, the following are encoded in one genomic region:
- the LOC128594698 gene encoding olfactory receptor 12D2 gives MLNQTSVTEFFLLGMTDIQELQPFLFVVFLTIYFLNVSGNGAILMIVISDPRLHSPMYFFLGNLSCLDIVYSTVTLPKVLKNFLSTHKTISFLGCISQLHFFHFLGSTEAMLLAVMAFDRFMAICKPLHYTAIMRPQFCTQMAITIWIIGFFHALLHSIMTSRLNFCGSNHIHHFFCDVKPLLELACGNTELNQWLLNTVTGTIAISSSFLTLLSYFYIIAYLFFKTHSCSMLHKALSTCASHFIVVVLFYAPVLFIYIFPASESSMDKDWIIAIMNSVVTPVLNPLIYTLRNKEVKGALGRVIRTRFQIEEI, from the coding sequence ATGCTGAATCAAACTTCAGTCACTGAATTTTTCCTCCTTGGAATGACAGACATCCAAGAACTGCAGCCTTTTCTCTTTGTGGTTTTCCTCACCATCTACTTCCTCAACGTGTCAGGCAATGGAGCCATCCTGATGATTGTCATCTCTGACCCAAGACTCCATTCAcccatgtatttcttcctggGAAACCTGTCATGTCTAGATATCGTCTACTCCACAGTGACACTGCCAAAGGTGCTGAAAAACTTCCTTTCTACACATAAAACAATTTCCTTCTTGGGATGCATAAGCCAACTTCATTTCTTCCACTTTTTGGGCAGCACAGAGGCCATGCTATTGGCTGTGATGGCATTTGATCGTTTTATGGCTATATGCAAACCACTTCATTACACTGCCATCATGAGGCCTCAGTTCTGTACCCAGATGGCTATCACAATCTGGATCATTGGTTTTTTCCATGCCCTGCTACACTCCATAATGACCTCTCGCTTGAACTTCTGTGGTTCCAACCATATCCATCACTTCTTCTGTGATGTTAAACCACTGCTGGAGCTTGCCTGTGGGAACACAGAGCTCAATCAGTGGCTGCTCAATACTGTCACAGGAACCATTGCCATTAGTTCCTCCTTTTTGACACTTCTCTCCTATTTCTACATCATCGCCTATCTCTTCTTCAAAACCCACTCTTGCAGTATGCTTCACAAAGCATTATCCACTTGTGCCTCCCACTTCATAGTAGTTGTGCTTTTCTATGCACCTGTTCTCTTCATCTATATTTTCCCTGCCTCAGAGAGCTCAATGGACAAGGATTGGATCATTGCCATCATGAACAGTGTGGTCACTCCTGTGCTTAACCCACTGATCTATACTTTGAGGAACAAGGAAGTGAAGGGGGCTTTGGGTAGGGTGATCAGAACAAGGTTCCAGATTGAAGAAATCTAA